One Blastocatellia bacterium genomic window, AGACGCTGCTCGCCCCTTTTGTGAAAACCTCGCCGGAAAGCGTCGCCAAAATCCGCATGCGCTGACCGTAAACGCCGCTGTCCCGACATTCGACCGGCTCAATCGCCCCACCCATCTTGAGCGGTTTTCGATTGCGTTAGTCCTGTAGCGCAAGGCGGTTAGCTTGCGCAGTGACTCGCGCAAGCTAATAGCTTGCGCTACACCCGACTGAAAACTGCTCTGGCCGCTCAGGCAAAGGGTGGGGCCGATTTTTTTCGCCGAAACCTGTCACATTTGACAGTACCCTCTGCCGCCCACCGCTTTTATCATTGGGGTCGGCTAGCCGTTGTCGAACCCGGCTGAGCACGGTCGAAGGCCGGTCGGATCGTTAGGTTTAAGAGGCTTGTATCGCATCGCTCGCAATCAGATTTTGTTAAGGCACTCAGGCTGATCTGCACTCACAACGCCAGAGGCGAGAGGCAGCGCCGCCGCACGCTGCTGACTTGAGCGGGAGCCGGGTGGAGAGTCGTTCCGAAGCGTCCGGGTATTCATTGTCCTGATCGACCTCAGGAATTCGGGCAAGCTTAAGCAAAGCGGTCAAGAGGGCGCGGCAGCCTCTCGGCCTCGGTCACGGATCGAGCCACGCTCGCGACAGGAGTTGAAGATGAACAGTCTACTCAGATGCAGAATTATGGCTTCCGTAGTGGCGGCGCCGGCGCTGGCGGCAGTGCTGATGAGCGCGGCGTGTAAGGGCAAAGAGATCGCCAAGGTGGGCGCTGACGTTACGGTGCCCGCCGTCGTCGTCTTCGACGTACCGCAACGCACGGTGCCAATCTACAGCGAGTTCGTTGGCCAGACGCGCGCACAGGAAACCGTCGAGCTGCGCGCCCGCGTCGAAGGCGTGCTCGAAAAGATTTACTTTCAGGAGGGGCTGCCGGTGAAGAAGGGCGACCTGCTCTTCACGATTGATAAGCGCCCCTTCGAGGCGGCGCTGCAATCGGCCAAAGCGATCCTCGCCAAAGCCGAGTCCGACCTCGCGCAGGCGCGGCAGCGCACAGACGTGCTCAAGGCGCAGGCCGAGTTGGCCGACGCCGAAGCCGTGTTGAGCAAGACCGATCAAGACCTGGCTCGCGTCCGACCACTGGCTAAAGAGAAGGCGGTCACCGAGCTTGAGCTGGACGCCGCCATCGCCGCCCAGAAGTCGGCCAAGGCCAACGTGGATGCCCGGCAGGCCAATCTCACCAACCTCGAAGCCTCTGTCAAATACACCATCGAGCGCGCCGCCGCCGAAGTCTCTGCCGCCAAGGCGCGGGTGACTCAGTCGCTTCTCGACCTCAGCTATTGCAGCATCACCTCGCCGCTGAGCGGCATCATCGGCTTTAAGGCCGTTGACGAAGGGAATCTGGTCGGGCGCGGCGCGGCGACGCTGCTGGCCACGGTATCAGTGGCTGACCCGCTGCTGGTGGACTTCAACCTCAGCGAGATCGATTACCTGAAACTGACTGACCCCGCGACGACTCGCCAGCGGGTCGGCAGCCTGAGATTCGAGATGATCCTTTCCGACGATAGCGTCCACCCGCATCCCGGCTCCTTCAAAGTCATAGACCGCACGGTTGACCCGACCACCGGAACCATGAAGGTCGAATGCAGCTTCCCGAACCCGAAGAGCTACCTGCGGCCCGGCCAGTTCGCCCGTGTGCGCGTCGCTGTCGCCGAACGCGAGCACGCCATCCTCGTCCCGCAGCGCGCCATTCAGGAGCTGCAAGGCGCCAAGACCGTGCTGGTCGTTGACGCCGAA contains:
- a CDS encoding efflux RND transporter periplasmic adaptor subunit, with protein sequence MASVVAAPALAAVLMSAACKGKEIAKVGADVTVPAVVVFDVPQRTVPIYSEFVGQTRAQETVELRARVEGVLEKIYFQEGLPVKKGDLLFTIDKRPFEAALQSAKAILAKAESDLAQARQRTDVLKAQAELADAEAVLSKTDQDLARVRPLAKEKAVTELELDAAIAAQKSAKANVDARQANLTNLEASVKYTIERAAAEVSAAKARVTQSLLDLSYCSITSPLSGIIGFKAVDEGNLVGRGAATLLATVSVADPLLVDFNLSEIDYLKLTDPATTRQRVGSLRFEMILSDDSVHPHPGSFKVIDRTVDPTTGTMKVECSFPNPKSYLRPGQFARVRVAVAEREHAILVPQRAIQELQGAKTVLVVDAENRAVLRTITVGDRFENYLIVLEGLNPGERVIVEGMQKVRPGGEVKPSTAPAAGEATQPTQGN